The window CGCCAGCCATGACCCGTCGGTCGTGAGCCGGCGGCTGGCGCGCCATCTGCAGGGCGGTCCGGTCGTTCACGATCCTGAGGGCGGCCGCTACTACGCCCTGGTCCCGCCCGGCACCGCTGCGAACTGGCGGGCGCCCGCCGCCCAGTGCCTCGGAGAGGGCACGTACCTGGGCGTTCCCCGCCCCGATCTCACGGAGCTGGACGAGGGCACGCTCGCGTCGTACTGGGCGGTGCCGATGATCGGGCCGGGCAAGCTCTGTGATCCGACGGATGTGCTGGCGCTGGTGATGGTCGGCGGCTGCCTGGCCGACGACGACAACGAGGCAGCGTCATGAAGGCCACCGGGAGTCGTGAGGGTGTGAGCGCGCCGCCGGTGGACGTCGCCACGATGCGCGCGAGAGTGGCCGAGGTGCTTCCGCCCGAGGTGACCCCGACCGACCGCGGCACGCTTCAGACGCTGACTGGCCTGCTGCGCGGCCACTTACAGCTGCTCATCCCGGAGATCGAACAGCTCGCGGCGCTGCTGACCGTCGGCGACGTCCCGCGCTACTGCGCGCAAGCCTGTGTCGGCGAGGCCCGCGGGAAGCTGAACGCTCGCCCTGGTCTGATGTCTTACGACGCTGTCGCGCATGTGCGCAGACTCGGCCGGTCGTTGCTGGCGCTGTGCGACCACTACGAGGCGTTGACCGGTGTCCGGATGTGCCTGGCCTGCGACCGGCCCCTCAGGGAGGGCGAGGCGACACTGCCCTACGGCAAGGCGAGCCCGTCGGCAGGAGCGGTCGTGGCGGGCCGGATCCACGACCACTGCGCCAACACCGTCCGCATCCGCTGACCCGGCCCCCGCCCTGCCCTGGCGTGAAAGGGGTCCCAAGGCGACCCCAGGATCGGGGTCGCACCCCCACAAGCCGCCCGTCCCGCCGGCGTACCCCCGGCAGTCCCTGGCGGGACGGGCCTGCCAACCCCCGCCCCGGTTCCCCCAACCCTGGACAGGTCGAGCGACCGGGGCGGGTCCCCTTCCGGCTCCCCTGACTGGAGGACCGTATGACGACGGCCCTGGCCTCGAAGCCCGCCCATGATGCCGCGGCCAGCATCCGCTCCGTCGAGCTGGAACTCACCAGCTGCTGCCGGCTGGCGTGCTGCCACTGCTGCGCCAGCTCCGGCCCGAAGGCCAGCCCGGACACTTTGTCCGGCCACGACTCCGGGCAGGCCATTGCGGCCATCGCCGGACTCGGTATTCCTGCCGTGCACCCCTCGCCGTCCCGATCTGCGGCGCCGCGCACTTCGACCATGGGGCGCGGTCACTGTCTCGTCGATTTCATGGCAGGCACTTGGGGTGTTACCGAGGGCACAACGAGCTGGTGCACTCTCCCTCTCGCTGAAGGACCTACTGACATGCAACTCGTTGCGGAGACCGCGCCGGTCTGGCACAGGATCCCGCTGGCTCTCCCCGCGGATCGCAGTGCCGCGTTAGAGGTCCTAACAGAAGCTGTTGATCATGTGACCTTCGGCTTGGATGGTCGTTGGTCTGGTCGTGGGAAAGCGACAGTCGCGGCCTTGGATCGTGTCGGATGAACTGTGGTCGCTCATCGAGCCGTTGCTGCCCGAGCCGGGGCCGAAGCTGGTGGAGGGCCGGCCGCGGGTACCGGACCGGCAGGCCTTGTGCGGGATCCTGTTCGTGCTGCACACCGGCATCCAATGGGAGTACCTCCCACAGGAGTTGGGCTTCGGCTCGGGCATGACGTGCTGGCGGCGGCTGGCCGCCTGGAACGAGGCCGGCGTGTGGGACGAACTGCACCTGATACTGCTGAAGAAGCTGCGGGTAGCGAAGAAGCTGGACTGGTCGCGGGCGGTGATCGACTCCTCCCACGTGCGGGCCGCTCGGCGCGGCCCAAAAGCGGCCCCAGCCCGGTCGACCGCGCACGGCCGGGCAGCAAGCACCACGTCCTCACCGACGCCCAGGGCATCCCGCTCGCGGTGTCCCTGACCGGCGGAAACCGCAACGACGTCACGCAGTTGCTGCCCCTGCTGGACAAGGTCCCGGCCGTGGCCGGCGTCGTCGGCCGGCCCCGACGCAGACCCGATGCGCTCCTCGCCGACCGCGGCTACGACCACGACAAGTACCGCCGATTGCTCTGGGCCCGCGGCATCCGTCCGGTCATCGCCGAACGAGGACAGGAACACGGCAGCGGCCTGGGCATGTTCCGCTATGTGGTCGAGCGCACGATCGCCTGGCTGCACGGTTTCCGCCGCCTGCGGATCCGCTGGGAACGACGCGACGACATCCACGAAGCCTTCCTCGGCCTCGCCACCTGCCTCATCACCCACCGCCACGTCCAACGCCTTTGTTAGGACCTCTTAGCCCGCCTCCAGGCCCGAACCTTGCTCACTGTGCTGGGCTGGTCTGGAGACCATTACTGTGCGATCGACGTCCTGCACGTCCTCGTCGACAATGCGGTCGAGCACGGCCACGCGCTCACAGCCGCAGGACAACGGCTGGCCGCCTGTCTCAGCGTCACCGAAGCTCACGAACTGCTCGTCGACGTCACGGACCCCAACCCCACATTCCCTCACTTCGACAAGGCGATCGCCGGCGAACTGGGCCACGGCCTTGGGGAAGTTGCGTGCCAGGGCGTGGCCCTCTCATGGTTTGTCAGCCCTGAGTTCGACGGTAAGACGGTCCGTGCCGTCCTGCGCCCGGGTCCGGTGGCCCAGTGATCGCCCCTGCCGAGGCGCTGCCGCCAGGCAGCGCAGTGATGCAGCACCTGGTCGAGTCCGTCGGCACAGCCTGTTGCCCGGCCGCCGACTTGGCCGACCTCGCCGAAGTGGTCCGCGCTCTGTTGGCTGTTGAGGCCCGCCGCGACACCCGCGTCCGCCTCGGGGGCCATCTCTTCGACGTCGTCATCACCAGTTCCGGCGTCCAGGCCCGCAGTGTTGTGGCCCTGATGGATGAGATCCAGGGCGGATGCGGGCCTGTGATCGAGGATCCCGACAGCGGGTGGCTCTACTGGCTCGTCCCACCCGGTTCCTCCGGCCGGTGGGAGCCGCACACCCACGCCGTGTGCCTCGGTGCACCTCACACGATCACCCTGCCGTCGCTGAACCGGACCGTGCCGCCGGGCCCGTACTGGTTGCGGCCCTCGGCCAGTGACCGGCTCGTGCCAACGGCGCCGCTGCGGGAAGCCGTGGCGCAGCTGCGGCCCGAGCCGCCTCCGCACGCTGCGTTCACGGCCCGGCTTGGCATATTCCCCTGAGACACCGTGCTCGTCGGCGGGTGACTTCTTGGGACGTCGCCGGGCACGGGCTGACCCCTGCGGCTGAGGCGGGCTTCAGCCACCTCAACTGGCAACGAGCGCCTCCACGTTGAAAGGCGCACCGCAACGGTCCCGCTCCACTCCAGAACACGCCTACGACCTGCGGTGTTGCGGACTTCTTCGCAACAGGACACGCGCGCTGCCGGCCGAACTGGAGTCGTTGCGCGAGCTGCACGACAAGGTTGTGACGCAGATGAAGGCCCACAGCGTCGCTCGACAGCCGCGGACGAGGCGCAAGAACGGCTGAGAGGGCAGAGCGGCGGAGCCGTCAGTTCGCGAACGAGCAGCAGCCAAGCGCCGCCGCCGGTAGGGGAGACCGAGGCGCAATTGCTCTGGT of the Streptomyces sp. NBC_00287 genome contains:
- a CDS encoding IS5 family transposase (programmed frameshift), with the translated sequence MVVGLVVGKRQSRPWIVSDELWSLIEPLLPEPGPKLVEGRPRVPDRQALCGILFVLHTGIQWEYLPQELGFGSGMTCWRRLAAWNEAGVWDELHLILLKKLRVAKKLDWSRAVIDSSHVRAARRGPKSGPSPVDRARPGSKHHVLTDAQGIPLAVSLTGGNRNDVTQLLPLLDKVPAVAGVVGRPRRRPDALLADRGYDHDKYRRLLWARGIRPVIAERGQEHGSGLGMFRYVVERTIAWLHGFRRLRIRWERRDDIHEAFLGLATCLITHRHVQRLC
- a CDS encoding DUF6415 family natural product biosynthesis protein, translating into MKATGSREGVSAPPVDVATMRARVAEVLPPEVTPTDRGTLQTLTGLLRGHLQLLIPEIEQLAALLTVGDVPRYCAQACVGEARGKLNARPGLMSYDAVAHVRRLGRSLLALCDHYEALTGVRMCLACDRPLREGEATLPYGKASPSAGAVVAGRIHDHCANTVRIR